The stretch of DNA CATGTCTTGAATGTTCATCGTAACACCTCCATGAATTATTCAACTAAAAAACTCCCGTCTCTATGCTTACGCATAGGGACGAGAGTTAACCCGCGGTTCCACCCTATTTGCTGTTCTCAAAACAAGAACAGCCACCTTTACTACCGCTCTTTTGAGAAAGAACGGGTATCGTTGCTCCAGACTGCCTTCCTTAACACTCTATACCCTAGCTCGCACCATCCTAGGTTCGCTTTTATAGAGGACGTTAAGTACTCCTTTCCTTCATAGCAACATCTTTATGTAGTTATTGCTACTGACAATAATAATCGGTTTTAAGAAAAAGTGCAACTACCAATGAGCTGAACTATGAAAGTCCTTCAAGTTTCGAAAGCTGTTGTAAAAACTTTTTCGATTTTAGTTGAATTCCTGAATATTCCTCGTAATACGCATCGATAAGGGAGCGCAGTTGTTGCTTCGTTTCTTTTTTCACCGATATAGTGCCGAGTCGCGATAAGTCTAAATAATAAAAGAGGCGAAATAATTTGACGGCAACAGGCGATACGGAAAGGTGGTATGAGTCTTTCGGTGCACATGTAGAACATAAAATGCCATTTTCCCGTAAAGAAAAAACAAAAGAACCTTCTTTTTTTCCACAAGATACACACGAATGAACGTGAGGATACAATCCTAATACTTCTAACATTTTTACTTCGAAAATGTTTGTCAGTATCTCTGGGTCATGTCCCTCATTGATGTAATGTATGGTTTGATACAGCAATTCAAATAAAAAGGGGTTCGGCTTTTTCTCTTCGACGCTTCGATCGAGAAGCTCTAGTATGTACGCTACGTATGCTGTTAAAACGATGTCTTCTCGTATCGAGCGCATTGAGGAAATCGTTTCACCTTGATATAACGTATGCAGTCCTCTGCTTTTTTGAATGAGAAAATATCCGTAAGTCATAGGTAACGCCAGGGCAGCGAAACGATTGCTCGGCTTTTTCGCCCCCCTGGCCATCACCCCAATTTTTCCTTTCTCTCTCGTAAAAACCGTTAAAATTTTATTAGACTCACCATAATCTCTTGACTTAATAACGATTCCTTCCACTTTTTCAAACACGTAATGCCACCCTCTCGAGATTGGCCTATTAGGGATTGATCCTTTACTACTTTAAAGTAGCGCGGGACTGTCCCTTAATCAATTAAAGAGGGAAATCAACTTCTGCTAGTTCATCTTCCGTTGGATTCGGTTCTTTCTTTTTTTCCTTCTCTAGTTCTTTAAAGAGAAGGTAAGTTTGGATATCTCCAGTTTTTGTGAATACATTCCAGGTGAATTCTAACATAGAAACCCCACCTTTCCGTTTTGAAACTAGCATGCACTTCCCATTAATGCGGTGTTATCGTTAGCATTGCCCGATGCAAATCATTCATTCAACGTAATTTTTTCTAATATTAGAAAAAACGTCTCACCAAATTAATATTCGTCTTCTCTAAATCCGAAATCACGTAGCTGAGACAGTTTATTTCGCCAATCTTTTTGTACTTTCACCCAAAGCTCCAAAAACACTTTCGAACCGAGTAAATTTTCAATATCTACACGCGCTCTTTTTCCAATTTCTTTCAACATCTTTCCTTGTTTACCAATAATGATACCTTTTTGGGAATCTCTTTCAACAACGATGGTGGCCATTACATGAACAACATCATTCTCTTTTCTCTCCATTTTGTCAATGACCACCGCAATTGAGTGCGGTACTTCTTCTCGAGTTAGGTGAAGTGCCTTTTCGCGAATTAATTCAGAAACGATAAACCGCTCCGGATGGTCTGTTACTTGATCGGCGGGATAATATTGAGGCCCTTCTGGTAAATAGTTCGTAATTAGTTCGAGCAATCTTTCAACATTGTTTCCTTCTAATGCTGAAATAGGAACAATTTCGTCGAAATCAAAACGCGAACGATACTCGTCAATAAGCGGTAATAATTCGTCAGGGTGTATTTGGTCAATTTTATTGATGACGAGAAAAACCGGTGTATTGACTTCCTTAAGTTTTTCGATAATAAACTCATCGCCGCGACCAAAGCCTTCTTGGGCATTTACCATAAATAATACTAAATCCACTTCTTTTAACGTATTTTGGGCCACTTTTATCATGAAATCGCCAAGTTTATGCTTCGGTTTATGAATACCTGGTGTATCAATAAAAATGAATTGTGCTTTATCCGTTGTATAAACCCCTTGTACTTTGTTACGGGTCGTTTGCGGTTTGTCGCTCATAATAGCAATCTTCTGCCCAATGACTCGATTTAAAAAGGTTGATTTACCAACATTTGGGCGACCAATAATAGAAATAAAGCCAGATTTATAATTCTCGTTTCCTAAATTATTCATGTAAATCCTCCGGAGAAAATGCCCCTGGTAATAATTCTTCTACCGTCATCTCTTGTACGTCGCCCTTTAAGTTGGTAAGAATGACTTTCATTTTTGGTGGACATAGCTCAGAAATTACTTGACGACAAGCTCCACACGGAGGTACGGGACGATTCGTATCTGCGACAACAGCCATCGCCGTAAAGTTTCGGACACCTTCCGAATATGCGGTAAATAATGCT from Bacillus sp. (in: firmicutes) encodes:
- the recO gene encoding DNA repair protein RecO yields the protein MFEKVEGIVIKSRDYGESNKILTVFTREKGKIGVMARGAKKPSNRFAALALPMTYGYFLIQKSRGLHTLYQGETISSMRSIREDIVLTAYVAYILELLDRSVEEKKPNPFLFELLYQTIHYINEGHDPEILTNIFEVKMLEVLGLYPHVHSCVSCGKKEGSFVFSLRENGILCSTCAPKDSYHLSVSPVAVKLFRLFYYLDLSRLGTISVKKETKQQLRSLIDAYYEEYSGIQLKSKKFLQQLSKLEGLS
- a CDS encoding YqzL family protein, which translates into the protein MLEFTWNVFTKTGDIQTYLLFKELEKEKKKEPNPTEDELAEVDFPL
- the era gene encoding GTPase Era codes for the protein MNNLGNENYKSGFISIIGRPNVGKSTFLNRVIGQKIAIMSDKPQTTRNKVQGVYTTDKAQFIFIDTPGIHKPKHKLGDFMIKVAQNTLKEVDLVLFMVNAQEGFGRGDEFIIEKLKEVNTPVFLVINKIDQIHPDELLPLIDEYRSRFDFDEIVPISALEGNNVERLLELITNYLPEGPQYYPADQVTDHPERFIVSELIREKALHLTREEVPHSIAVVIDKMERKENDVVHVMATIVVERDSQKGIIIGKQGKMLKEIGKRARVDIENLLGSKVFLELWVKVQKDWRNKLSQLRDFGFREDEY
- a CDS encoding cytidine deaminase, whose translation is MDVKIEQLIEEAKKAREKAYAPYSKFQVGAALLTEDGKLYHGCNIENAAYSLCNCAERTALFTAYSEGVRNFTAMAVVADTNRPVPPCGACRQVISELCPPKMKVILTNLKGDVQEMTVEELLPGAFSPEDLHE